One Microbacterium sp. W4I20 DNA window includes the following coding sequences:
- a CDS encoding DUF4287 domain-containing protein, giving the protein MSFQAYLDKVETQTGLTPRQFIALAKEQGFDETTKSTVVLNWLKQEYSLGHGHAQAMVHVILKGPKISGKHVGTGGAHSDASDTLWLDGKDSNPNP; this is encoded by the coding sequence ATGTCCTTCCAGGCATACCTCGACAAGGTCGAGACCCAGACCGGCCTCACCCCGCGGCAGTTCATCGCATTGGCGAAGGAGCAGGGCTTCGACGAGACCACGAAGTCGACGGTCGTCCTCAACTGGCTCAAGCAGGAGTACAGCCTCGGGCACGGCCACGCGCAGGCGATGGTGCACGTGATCCTCAAGGGTCCGAAGATCAGCGGTAAGCACGTCGGCACGGGCGGCGCGCACAGCGACGCATCCGACACGCTCTGGCTCGACGGCAAGGACAGCAACCCGAACCCGTGA
- a CDS encoding DUF6716 putative glycosyltransferase produces the protein MTDAAGIRVVAIADADSFVKWSAALLGAVPGLRPHLLLVRTPLTASVDQQRSALAGTGLQTEDVTRVGFAEAAGWLEGQRPDVVLLAGRGPFVRLMGRVIDTLTHRPVTVSGLPGMAIPAQRGALDYRRNTDLLVVHSHREERAFAELGRRVGVTLPTALATLPFARRRQRILRPERVSVEALAARPGGVAVAERPAQPVAVRPPATDIVFAAQALVPVAREERAEIASMLVRAAEADPARRVVVKLRSRPGESETHLERDPYTELLPSRRPDNLVYSYGSMASALESAAGLVTVSSTAAIEATALGIPVIALDSFGVSKSLLNTVFVGSGLLGGRSEVVGGRFRHAHPEWLRDNYFHSEAESTWWERTQELVAMRRAGALPARRLPAARGGSMHDAWHRASVLGREDRTLQGAAALALGVPATRALAALRRRREPSEGGTWADASTDFTLEPNPFHDSMRR, from the coding sequence ATGACGGATGCCGCGGGCATCCGGGTCGTCGCGATCGCGGATGCCGATTCGTTCGTGAAGTGGTCGGCGGCACTGCTCGGCGCGGTGCCGGGACTCCGGCCGCACCTGCTGCTCGTCCGCACGCCGCTCACCGCCAGCGTCGACCAGCAGCGGAGCGCGCTCGCCGGCACCGGACTGCAGACCGAAGACGTCACACGGGTGGGCTTCGCCGAGGCGGCCGGGTGGCTGGAAGGCCAGCGTCCGGACGTCGTGCTGCTCGCCGGGCGCGGGCCCTTCGTGCGGCTGATGGGACGCGTGATCGACACCCTGACGCACCGGCCGGTCACGGTGTCCGGGCTGCCGGGCATGGCGATCCCGGCGCAGCGCGGGGCGCTGGACTACCGTCGCAACACCGACCTGCTCGTGGTGCACTCTCACCGCGAGGAGCGTGCGTTCGCCGAGCTCGGTCGACGCGTCGGTGTGACACTGCCGACGGCCTTGGCGACGCTGCCGTTCGCTCGGCGGCGACAGCGGATCCTCCGGCCCGAGCGGGTCTCGGTCGAAGCGCTCGCCGCGCGTCCCGGCGGTGTGGCGGTCGCCGAACGCCCTGCGCAGCCGGTCGCGGTGCGGCCTCCCGCGACCGACATCGTCTTCGCCGCGCAGGCGCTGGTACCCGTGGCGCGCGAGGAGCGTGCCGAGATCGCATCGATGCTCGTCCGCGCGGCGGAGGCCGACCCCGCGCGCCGCGTCGTGGTGAAGCTGCGCTCGCGGCCGGGGGAGTCCGAGACGCACCTCGAACGAGACCCGTACACGGAGCTGCTGCCGTCCCGGCGCCCGGACAACCTCGTCTACTCCTACGGGTCGATGGCCTCGGCGCTGGAGAGCGCGGCAGGACTCGTCACCGTGAGCTCCACCGCGGCGATCGAGGCCACAGCGCTCGGCATCCCCGTCATCGCACTCGACTCGTTCGGGGTGAGTAAGAGCCTGCTGAACACGGTCTTCGTGGGCAGCGGCCTGCTGGGCGGACGCAGCGAGGTCGTCGGAGGACGCTTCCGGCACGCCCATCCGGAGTGGCTGCGCGACAACTACTTCCACTCCGAGGCGGAGTCGACCTGGTGGGAGCGGACGCAGGAGCTCGTGGCGATGCGTCGGGCCGGCGCCCTGCCCGCCCGACGGCTGCCGGCCGCGCGGGGCGGATCGATGCACGACGCCTGGCACCGGGCGAGCGTGCTCGGACGTGAGGATCGGACGCTGCAGGGGGCGGCGGCGCTCGCGCTCGGGGTGCCGGCCACTCGTGCACTCGCCGCCTTGCGCCGACGCCGTGAGCCCTCCGAGGGCGGCACCTGGGCCGACGCCTCGACCGACTTCACGCTCGAGCCGAACCCGTTCCACGACTCGATGAGGCGCTGA
- a CDS encoding ABC transporter permease translates to MTSTTAPVRPNLARDTRNVLTRELKPVLRDPFTLIFSLLQPLVFLGLFAPLLIGGSGQPAGETLAWFVPGVLVMIVLFGTGATGSNLQYEMMTGSHERTLVAPLARSSLLVGRALKEIAPIVVQALVIVLIAWPFGFAADIPGLLIGLALLAVFGVGLGSLSYSLALATKDREWLFWGVQQALIFPLLILSGMLLPLDDAPDWMRVVASVNPVNWVVQAERALFAGDLGNATVLWGWVSALAVAVVGLVVGVRAITRSN, encoded by the coding sequence ATGACCTCGACCACCGCCCCCGTGCGCCCCAACCTCGCGCGCGACACCCGGAACGTGCTGACCCGCGAGCTCAAGCCGGTGCTCCGCGATCCGTTCACGCTGATCTTCAGCCTGCTGCAACCGCTGGTCTTCCTGGGGCTGTTCGCGCCCTTGCTGATCGGCGGCTCCGGTCAGCCGGCCGGCGAGACGCTCGCCTGGTTCGTGCCCGGGGTGCTGGTGATGATCGTGCTGTTCGGCACCGGTGCGACCGGGTCGAACCTGCAGTACGAGATGATGACCGGCTCGCACGAGCGCACGCTCGTCGCGCCCCTCGCGCGCTCGTCGCTGCTCGTCGGCCGGGCGCTCAAGGAGATCGCACCGATCGTGGTGCAGGCGCTCGTGATCGTCCTGATCGCCTGGCCGTTCGGCTTCGCGGCCGACATCCCCGGACTACTGATCGGCCTGGCGCTGCTCGCCGTGTTCGGTGTGGGCCTCGGGTCGCTGTCGTACTCGCTGGCGCTGGCCACGAAGGACCGGGAGTGGCTGTTCTGGGGCGTGCAGCAGGCGCTCATCTTCCCGCTGCTGATCCTGTCGGGCATGCTGCTGCCGCTGGACGACGCCCCCGACTGGATGCGGGTCGTGGCCTCGGTCAACCCCGTGAACTGGGTCGTGCAGGCCGAACGCGCCCTGTTCGCCGGAGACCTCGGGAATGCGACCGTGCTCTGGGGCTGGGTCTCGGCGCTGGCCGTGGCGGTCGTCGGGCTCGTGGTCGGAGTGCGGGCGATCACGCGCAGCAACTGA
- a CDS encoding ATP-binding cassette domain-containing protein: MTNESIIEAEGLSKVFTVKKKPVHAVTDLSFAATAGELVAFLGPNGAGKSTSLRMLTTLIPPTSGTARVVGHDIRTDAAGVRSRIGYVGQLTSGSFSQRVRDELLSQGAFYGMSKKASVRRADELIESLDLSSFATRSVQQLSGGQKRRLDIALGLMHAPPLIFLDEPSTGLDPQSRANLWEHILDLRVQHGTTVFLTTHYLEEADRYAERVMVMDKGRIIADDDATALKATLAGDVLTFGFSDAAAAASARPVVARLSSAEVTVDGDAVSLSVPDGDRLLPVIVRDLDAAGILVRRATGVPPTLDDVFLALTGRTLREAGEGTDAGGEASDSEATDAPTASETSKTGVLS; the protein is encoded by the coding sequence ATGACGAACGAATCCATCATCGAAGCCGAGGGCCTGTCCAAGGTCTTCACCGTCAAGAAGAAGCCGGTGCACGCTGTCACCGACCTCTCCTTCGCAGCGACCGCCGGCGAGCTGGTCGCCTTCCTCGGACCGAACGGCGCCGGGAAGTCGACCAGCCTCCGGATGCTGACCACCCTCATCCCGCCCACCTCCGGCACGGCGCGGGTCGTCGGACACGACATCAGGACGGATGCCGCGGGCGTGCGCTCCCGCATCGGCTACGTCGGCCAGCTCACCAGCGGCAGCTTCTCGCAGCGCGTGCGCGACGAGCTGCTGAGCCAGGGCGCGTTCTACGGGATGTCGAAGAAGGCGAGCGTGCGGCGGGCCGACGAGCTCATCGAATCGCTCGACCTGTCCTCGTTCGCGACGCGGAGCGTGCAGCAATTGAGTGGCGGGCAGAAGCGCCGGCTCGACATCGCGCTCGGCCTGATGCACGCCCCACCGCTGATCTTCCTCGATGAGCCCTCCACCGGACTCGACCCGCAGAGCAGGGCGAATCTGTGGGAGCACATCCTCGACCTGCGGGTTCAGCACGGCACGACCGTCTTCCTCACGACGCACTACCTGGAGGAGGCCGACCGCTACGCCGAGCGCGTCATGGTCATGGACAAGGGACGCATCATCGCCGACGACGACGCCACCGCCCTCAAGGCCACTCTCGCGGGCGACGTGCTGACGTTCGGGTTCTCGGATGCCGCCGCTGCAGCATCCGCCCGTCCCGTCGTCGCCCGGCTGAGCTCGGCCGAGGTCACCGTCGACGGCGATGCCGTCTCACTCTCGGTGCCGGACGGCGACCGGCTGCTCCCGGTCATCGTCCGGGACCTCGACGCCGCCGGTATCCTCGTCCGCCGTGCGACCGGCGTGCCTCCGACTCTCGACGATGTCTTCCTCGCGCTCACCGGGCGCACCCTGCGCGAAGCCGGAGAGGGGACGGATGCCGGAGGCGAAGCATCCGATTCCGAGGCGACCGACGCGCCCACCGCATCCGAGACCAGCAAGACAGGAGTCCTCTCATGA
- a CDS encoding glycosyltransferase family 2 protein — translation MPDTAHPGRSVRTPLVTVILPAKDAGEFIGTTLETLTRQFDDPAALKLVAIDDGSRDDTGALMRRYAERFPHAEVLRNPAPRGLASARNQGLAHVEGDAFCFLDGDDWMQPQRLEVLTTRLRQLDCDFLRTDHVTVTGGRRALVRAPHPWRERVSSPREAILPENESTMVDYPYAWAGIFHRRILDRGLAEFPSGLFTAEDRPWIWRLHLQAESFAVVDAPALLYRRGVATSLTQARDRRQLDFARAMNEVLDIVERDPEAERFLGKAVWTALALSSHHLVRARRMDPALRGQMRSGIRDMLARLPAAEARAVVERFDGPRRRVLARILRQAGSVA, via the coding sequence ATGCCTGACACCGCCCACCCCGGGAGATCCGTGCGCACACCCCTCGTCACCGTCATCCTGCCTGCCAAGGACGCCGGCGAGTTCATCGGGACCACGCTCGAGACGCTCACCCGACAGTTCGACGACCCGGCAGCGCTCAAGCTCGTCGCGATCGACGATGGCTCCCGCGACGACACCGGCGCCCTGATGCGGCGCTACGCCGAGCGGTTCCCGCACGCCGAGGTGCTGCGCAATCCGGCGCCCCGGGGGCTGGCGAGCGCCCGCAATCAGGGCCTCGCCCATGTCGAGGGCGACGCCTTCTGCTTCCTCGACGGCGACGACTGGATGCAGCCGCAGCGGCTCGAGGTGCTGACCACGCGGCTTCGACAGCTCGACTGCGACTTCCTCCGCACCGATCACGTCACCGTCACCGGAGGGCGGCGGGCCCTCGTGCGCGCGCCGCACCCGTGGCGTGAGCGGGTGTCGTCCCCGCGGGAGGCGATCCTCCCCGAGAACGAATCCACCATGGTCGACTACCCGTATGCCTGGGCCGGCATCTTCCATCGCCGGATCCTCGACCGGGGACTGGCCGAGTTCCCGTCGGGGCTCTTCACGGCCGAGGACCGGCCATGGATCTGGCGCCTCCATCTGCAGGCGGAGTCGTTCGCCGTCGTGGACGCCCCGGCGCTGCTCTATCGGCGCGGCGTCGCGACCTCGCTCACCCAGGCGCGCGACCGGCGGCAACTCGACTTCGCTCGGGCGATGAACGAGGTCCTCGACATCGTCGAGCGTGACCCGGAGGCCGAGCGGTTCCTCGGCAAGGCGGTCTGGACGGCGCTGGCGCTGAGCTCCCACCACCTCGTGCGGGCGCGGCGTATGGACCCCGCGTTGCGCGGGCAGATGCGTTCCGGCATCCGCGACATGCTCGCCCGGCTCCCCGCGGCCGAGGCCCGGGCCGTGGTCGAACGCTTCGACGGGCCGCGCCGCCGGGTGCTCGCCCGCATCCTCCGCCAGGCGGGGAGCGTCGCATGA
- a CDS encoding polysialyltransferase family glycosyltransferase, with protein MTQLFALHSAYGLATASAAIDAGLLGDPHRSDGGGERILVPFTSSRVPETTTGIDRDPALRTLRERFDRIEDLDQVLGPLHPSSWEPADADLPVLERLLTRAWDLDPRDLELFVQSPQVAPARTLMSLFPHARITIVGDGLMTYSPMRVRLPHPVAARIGRVVHADVVPGVRPLVGSPHAEIVPVPPRAFAAALGETDAGEQAPEIDDGVGGDVPTVLVLGQYLSALGLMRPAEEIALQQDMIDRAARWSPRRIVFKPHPAAPPLLTDAVRARATAQGIAFVEYRGGLAAELLAERLDAVAVVAGFSTALPTVRTLFGREIGSAGADTVLRRLTPFENSNRIPATIVDALTREDSPYADPDRLQLLVDAVGYAMQPEIAGHLRARAEVLLAGLDAAERERYFAPERLAALRLPGAPADGALRRMLRPAGGVSRLEEWRLTAIGARRRAGRAWRAIRGR; from the coding sequence ATGACCCAGCTCTTCGCGCTGCACAGCGCCTATGGGCTCGCGACGGCCTCCGCGGCGATCGACGCCGGGCTTCTCGGTGACCCGCATCGTTCCGACGGCGGGGGCGAACGCATCCTCGTCCCCTTCACATCGTCCCGGGTTCCCGAGACGACGACCGGCATCGACCGGGACCCTGCCCTCCGCACGCTCCGCGAGCGGTTCGATCGCATCGAGGATCTCGATCAGGTGCTCGGGCCGCTGCATCCGAGTTCGTGGGAGCCGGCCGACGCCGACCTCCCGGTGCTCGAGCGCCTCCTCACCCGCGCCTGGGATCTGGATCCGCGCGACCTGGAGCTCTTCGTGCAGAGTCCGCAGGTGGCGCCCGCGCGCACCCTGATGTCGCTCTTCCCGCACGCCCGCATCACCATCGTCGGCGACGGGCTGATGACGTACTCGCCCATGCGGGTGCGGCTGCCGCACCCGGTCGCCGCCCGCATCGGGCGGGTCGTGCATGCCGACGTCGTTCCCGGTGTGCGGCCCCTCGTCGGATCGCCGCACGCCGAGATCGTCCCGGTGCCGCCGAGGGCTTTCGCCGCTGCGCTGGGGGAGACGGATGCCGGCGAGCAGGCTCCCGAGATCGACGACGGTGTCGGCGGCGACGTGCCCACGGTGCTGGTGCTCGGGCAGTACCTGTCGGCGCTCGGACTCATGCGTCCCGCCGAGGAGATCGCTCTGCAGCAGGACATGATCGACCGCGCCGCCCGGTGGTCTCCGCGGCGCATCGTGTTCAAGCCACACCCGGCGGCGCCACCGCTGCTCACCGACGCGGTACGGGCGCGGGCGACCGCGCAGGGCATCGCCTTCGTCGAGTACCGCGGAGGGCTCGCCGCCGAGCTGCTGGCCGAGCGGCTCGATGCGGTCGCCGTCGTCGCCGGTTTCTCCACCGCCCTCCCGACCGTGCGGACGCTCTTCGGTCGGGAGATCGGCTCCGCCGGCGCCGACACCGTGCTGCGACGGCTCACCCCGTTCGAGAACAGCAACCGCATCCCCGCCACGATCGTCGACGCTCTCACTCGCGAAGACTCGCCCTACGCCGACCCGGATCGTCTGCAGCTGCTGGTCGACGCGGTCGGGTACGCGATGCAGCCCGAGATCGCCGGCCACCTCCGCGCGCGTGCTGAGGTGCTCCTCGCGGGACTCGACGCGGCCGAACGCGAGCGGTACTTCGCGCCGGAACGCCTGGCGGCGCTGCGGCTGCCCGGTGCTCCTGCCGACGGCGCCCTGCGGCGGATGCTGCGGCCGGCCGGAGGAGTGAGCAGGCTCGAGGAGTGGCGGCTCACGGCCATCGGCGCACGCCGCCGGGCTGGACGAGCGTGGCGGGCGATACGAGGGAGATGA
- a CDS encoding 1,4-dihydroxy-2-naphthoate polyprenyltransferase — MASSQRKKKSTSTSTKRTPARVSGNPAKRVGDPAKRAVVEAGPVTASDWIGAARLRTLPLAIAPVVIGTGAARSTGPEFHWVIALACLAVAIFLQIGVNFTNDYSDGIRGTDAHRVGPARLTASGRVKPRTVLIIGLVFFALAAAVGIAIVVRTGQWWMLGVGAACIVAAWFYTGGKRPYGYFGLGEVFVFVFFGLVATLGTTWVQAFQLPQQAWLGAIAAGLFACAVLLANNLRDIDQDREVGKRTLTVLIGRRATKVLFTLFVLAPFGIAGFLALLYPIAWIALLALLAGLPAILIVWTYRQARELVIALALTSLTALLYAGALFWAFAG; from the coding sequence GTGGCATCCTCCCAGCGCAAGAAGAAGAGCACGAGCACGAGCACGAAGCGCACCCCGGCGCGCGTGAGCGGCAACCCGGCGAAGCGCGTCGGCGACCCGGCGAAGCGCGCGGTCGTCGAAGCCGGCCCGGTCACCGCCTCCGACTGGATCGGTGCGGCGCGTCTGCGCACGCTTCCGCTGGCGATCGCACCCGTGGTCATCGGCACGGGCGCCGCCCGCAGCACCGGCCCCGAGTTCCACTGGGTCATCGCGCTGGCCTGCCTGGCGGTCGCGATCTTCCTGCAGATCGGCGTGAATTTCACGAACGACTACAGCGACGGCATCCGCGGAACCGACGCGCACCGGGTCGGCCCCGCACGGCTCACCGCGTCCGGACGGGTGAAGCCGCGCACCGTGCTCATCATCGGACTCGTCTTCTTCGCGCTCGCCGCAGCCGTCGGCATCGCGATCGTGGTGCGCACCGGTCAGTGGTGGATGCTCGGCGTCGGCGCCGCGTGCATCGTGGCGGCCTGGTTCTACACGGGCGGCAAGCGGCCGTACGGGTACTTCGGCCTCGGCGAGGTCTTCGTGTTCGTGTTCTTCGGACTCGTCGCCACCCTCGGCACCACGTGGGTACAGGCCTTCCAGCTGCCCCAGCAGGCGTGGCTCGGTGCGATCGCGGCGGGTCTGTTCGCCTGTGCCGTGCTGCTCGCCAACAACCTCCGCGACATCGATCAGGACCGCGAGGTCGGCAAGCGCACACTGACGGTGCTGATCGGCCGCCGTGCGACCAAAGTGCTGTTCACCCTGTTCGTGCTCGCGCCGTTCGGCATCGCGGGCTTCCTCGCGCTGCTCTACCCGATCGCGTGGATCGCCCTGTTGGCGCTGCTCGCGGGCCTCCCGGCGATCCTGATCGTGTGGACTTACCGCCAGGCGCGCGAGCTGGTCATCGCGCTCGCGCTCACCTCGCTGACGGCGCTGCTCTACGCGGGCGCGCTGTTCTGGGCGTTCGCCGGCTGA
- a CDS encoding DUF6421 family protein, whose translation MSIISANSSAAQAIVGEPEVVEDTSTGSVQAQSAEKSAAWAQLKDAAIAIRELQIKDGSIPDAAHHAVARELVAAITGGIRALAPAFPHDADYLAASIVDFDRWASEDFGVPDFLDSLLAFQPQQHRVDGIRHLVVFPMYTQNGSSDRLVEALIVETIWPEFIAALEAGDYGNKLFVSLRLVDFTPGYDTNSAVLFPETVAMREIPSFTWGAIFQDREAARYRRVTRAASAITKLDLPERAAAMLDDQALTERAFVMWDIIHDRTHMRGDLPFDPFMIKQRMPFFLYSLEELRCDLTAFRESVKIERALAARPADELTEIERETLDQAGLVQYAVIFDRIFRFAITGSRVRNYDGLGGQLLFAWLHQRGVLHWTDTALAFDWEGVPDAVVALGDAIDELYWRSIDRPKIAHWLAAYDLVRGVVTPHPASNWARGLSDEILSGAPKGYTDAVLDDEFPLSMFFEALDKKMKPVIESTVGIRGTDD comes from the coding sequence ATGTCCATCATTTCCGCCAACAGCTCTGCTGCACAGGCCATCGTCGGCGAACCCGAGGTCGTGGAAGACACTTCGACAGGCTCAGTGCAGGCGCAGTCTGCAGAGAAGTCCGCAGCCTGGGCTCAGCTCAAGGACGCCGCGATCGCGATCCGCGAACTCCAGATCAAGGACGGTTCGATCCCGGATGCCGCGCACCACGCGGTCGCCCGTGAGCTGGTCGCCGCCATCACCGGCGGCATCCGCGCCCTGGCACCGGCCTTCCCGCACGACGCCGACTACCTCGCCGCGTCGATCGTCGACTTCGACCGCTGGGCGTCGGAGGACTTCGGCGTGCCCGACTTCCTCGACTCGCTCCTGGCGTTCCAGCCGCAGCAGCACCGCGTCGACGGCATCCGTCATCTCGTCGTCTTCCCGATGTACACGCAGAACGGATCGAGCGACCGCCTCGTCGAGGCGCTGATCGTCGAGACCATCTGGCCGGAGTTCATCGCAGCCCTCGAAGCCGGCGACTACGGCAACAAGCTGTTCGTCTCGCTGCGCCTGGTCGACTTCACCCCCGGCTACGACACGAACTCGGCCGTGCTGTTCCCGGAGACCGTTGCGATGCGCGAGATCCCCTCGTTCACCTGGGGTGCGATCTTCCAGGACCGCGAGGCCGCCCGCTACCGCCGCGTCACGCGCGCAGCATCCGCCATCACCAAGCTCGACCTGCCCGAGCGCGCTGCGGCGATGCTCGACGACCAGGCGCTGACCGAGCGCGCGTTCGTGATGTGGGACATCATCCACGACCGCACGCACATGCGCGGCGACCTGCCGTTCGACCCGTTCATGATCAAGCAGCGCATGCCGTTCTTTCTCTACTCGCTCGAGGAGTTGCGCTGCGACCTGACCGCTTTCCGCGAATCGGTGAAGATCGAGCGCGCTCTGGCGGCCCGCCCCGCCGACGAGCTCACCGAGATCGAGCGGGAGACGCTCGACCAGGCCGGCCTCGTACAGTACGCCGTGATCTTCGATCGGATCTTCCGCTTCGCGATCACGGGTTCGCGCGTGCGCAACTACGACGGCCTCGGCGGTCAGCTGCTGTTCGCCTGGCTGCACCAGCGCGGCGTGCTGCACTGGACCGACACGGCCCTCGCGTTCGACTGGGAGGGCGTGCCGGATGCCGTCGTGGCACTCGGCGACGCGATCGACGAGCTGTACTGGCGCTCGATCGACCGGCCGAAGATCGCGCACTGGCTCGCGGCGTACGACCTGGTCCGCGGCGTGGTCACCCCGCACCCGGCGTCGAACTGGGCGCGCGGCCTGTCGGACGAGATCCTCTCCGGCGCCCCGAAGGGGTACACCGACGCGGTGCTGGACGACGAGTTCCCGCTGTCGATGTTCTTCGAGGCGCTCGACAAGAAGATGAAGCCCGTGATCGAGTCGACCGTCGGCATCCGCGGAACCGACGACTGA
- a CDS encoding Lrp/AsnC family transcriptional regulator, producing MDDSVDRAIVAEIARDGRATLSQLSEAVGLSVSAVQSRLRRLETRGVISGYRAILDPELVGTPLSAFIEITPLDPAQPDNAPELLEHLDAIEACHSIAGDASYMLFVRVASPRALEELVRDVRTAANVSTRTTVVLQTYYEHRPIIPLASE from the coding sequence ATGGATGACTCTGTCGACCGGGCGATCGTCGCCGAGATCGCTCGCGACGGCCGCGCGACCCTCTCCCAGCTGTCCGAGGCCGTCGGACTCTCCGTCTCGGCCGTCCAGTCGCGGCTCCGCCGCCTGGAGACCCGCGGGGTGATCTCCGGGTACCGGGCGATCCTCGATCCCGAGCTCGTCGGAACGCCCCTGTCGGCCTTCATCGAGATCACGCCCCTCGACCCGGCTCAGCCCGACAATGCGCCCGAGCTCCTCGAGCACCTCGACGCGATCGAGGCGTGCCACTCGATCGCCGGCGACGCGAGCTACATGCTGTTCGTGCGGGTCGCCTCGCCGCGCGCCCTGGAGGAGCTCGTGCGCGACGTGCGCACCGCGGCGAACGTCAGCACCCGCACCACGGTCGTGCTGCAGACGTACTACGAACACCGCCCCATCATCCCGCTCGCCTCGGAGTAG
- a CDS encoding N-acetylneuraminate synthase family protein: MTVSIGSRVIGGGHPAYLIAEIGLNHNGDVDIAKRLIDVAARAGADAVKFQKRTPEISTPEHMRDVPRETPWGTMTYLEYRRRVEFGRDEYVEIGDHATLRGLDWFASPWDVPSVAFLEDLHVVAHKVASASLTDTELLVALRETGKPVILSTGMSTTEQIDRALDTLGTDRVVLMHATSTYPLEPEEANLRVIASLRDRYPGIPVGYSGHERGLQISLAAVAIGAVAVERHITLDRTMWGSDHAASLEPTGLEHLVRDIRVIETALGDGVKRVFDSERAPMAKLRRVPA, translated from the coding sequence ATGACTGTCAGCATCGGCTCGCGAGTGATCGGCGGCGGCCACCCCGCCTACCTCATCGCGGAGATCGGCCTGAACCACAACGGCGACGTCGACATCGCCAAGCGCCTGATCGACGTCGCGGCGCGAGCAGGGGCCGACGCGGTCAAGTTCCAGAAGCGCACGCCGGAGATCTCCACCCCAGAGCATATGCGCGATGTCCCGCGTGAGACGCCGTGGGGCACCATGACGTACCTCGAGTACCGCCGCCGCGTCGAGTTCGGCCGCGACGAGTACGTCGAGATCGGTGATCACGCCACCCTCCGCGGCCTCGACTGGTTCGCCTCGCCGTGGGATGTGCCCAGTGTCGCCTTCCTCGAAGACCTCCACGTGGTCGCGCACAAGGTCGCCTCGGCCAGCCTCACCGACACCGAGCTGCTCGTCGCCCTGCGCGAGACCGGCAAGCCCGTCATCCTCTCCACCGGCATGTCCACCACCGAGCAGATCGATCGCGCTCTCGACACGCTCGGCACCGATCGCGTCGTGCTGATGCACGCCACCTCGACGTATCCGCTCGAGCCGGAGGAGGCGAACCTGCGGGTGATCGCGTCGCTGCGCGACCGCTACCCCGGGATCCCGGTCGGCTACTCCGGGCACGAGCGCGGTCTGCAGATCTCGCTCGCCGCGGTCGCGATCGGCGCGGTCGCCGTCGAGCGGCACATCACGCTCGACCGCACCATGTGGGGCTCCGACCACGCGGCGTCGCTGGAGCCGACCGGCCTCGAGCACCTCGTGCGCGACATCCGCGTGATCGAGACGGCGCTCGGCGACGGCGTCAAGCGGGTGTTCGACAGCGAGCGGGCACCCATGGCGAAGCTCCGCCGCGTTCCCGCATGA
- a CDS encoding DUF4229 domain-containing protein gives MKKSAPFLVYTVLRLLAFLVPLAILWFFFPIFREFWWLAAIFAALIGVSISLLFLRAPLTDASARLHERRESRVSGGEADAEAEDDAIDGTDRPLGS, from the coding sequence GTGAAGAAGTCCGCGCCTTTCCTCGTCTACACCGTGCTCCGGCTGCTGGCGTTCCTCGTCCCGCTCGCGATCCTCTGGTTCTTCTTCCCGATCTTCCGCGAGTTCTGGTGGCTCGCCGCGATCTTCGCCGCTCTCATCGGCGTCAGCATCTCGCTGCTGTTCCTGCGCGCCCCGCTGACCGACGCCTCGGCACGCCTGCACGAACGCCGCGAGAGCCGCGTGTCGGGCGGAGAAGCGGATGCCGAGGCCGAGGACGACGCGATCGACGGCACCGACCGCCCCCTCGGCTCCTGA